A stretch of the Archangium violaceum genome encodes the following:
- a CDS encoding PP2C family protein-serine/threonine phosphatase — MARIDSGAATHVGRRPNNEDSYCQRPELGFFAVADGLGGHEGGEVASQLVLSTVADFLAAQVDPAQSALSTPGEPGGGPESLIVQAVRQAHQEVHARQSGRLSMMASTLTSVLLRDGEAVVCNLGDSRTFLARGGLLRRLTRDHTVLAEMEEAGLDTSNPFAAMHRNSLTGAVGMEASVDPECTRVALQPGDVLVLASDGLYEPVPPDLMVRLLEQGGSAQEMAERLVIEAYARGGTDNITGVVVRVLEAG; from the coding sequence ATGGCACGAATCGACAGCGGTGCGGCCACGCACGTGGGCCGCCGGCCGAACAACGAGGACTCCTACTGTCAGAGGCCCGAGCTGGGCTTCTTCGCGGTCGCGGATGGCCTGGGAGGACACGAGGGCGGAGAGGTGGCCAGCCAGCTCGTGCTGAGCACGGTGGCCGACTTCCTGGCCGCTCAGGTGGACCCGGCTCAGTCCGCTCTGTCGACACCGGGCGAACCGGGCGGTGGACCCGAGAGCCTCATCGTCCAGGCCGTGCGCCAGGCCCACCAGGAGGTCCATGCTCGTCAGAGCGGCAGGCTGTCCATGATGGCCTCGACCCTCACCTCGGTCCTGCTACGGGACGGGGAGGCGGTGGTGTGCAACCTCGGGGACAGCCGCACCTTCCTGGCGCGGGGCGGCCTGTTGCGGCGGCTCACGAGGGATCACACCGTGCTCGCGGAGATGGAGGAGGCGGGGCTCGATACGAGCAACCCCTTCGCCGCGATGCACCGCAACTCGCTGACGGGCGCCGTGGGCATGGAGGCCAGTGTCGACCCCGAGTGCACCCGCGTGGCCTTGCAGCCAGGGGACGTGCTGGTGCTCGCCAGCGATGGCCTGTACGAGCCCGTGCCTCCGGACCTGATGGTCCGCTTGTTGGAGCAGGGGGGCTCGGCCCAGGAGATGGCGGAGCGGCTCGTCATCGAGGCCTACGCCCGTGGAGGCACCGACAACATCACGGGCGTGGTGGTCCGGGTGCTGGAGGCCGGCTAG
- a CDS encoding FdhF/YdeP family oxidoreductase, with protein sequence MAEARRQEQSAESGEDTPTRPETLPSAQPPTSPEPLRVGAPSKSAGGVPAVVSAMKHAWSEMGPVRGSRTLLKVNQTHGFDCPGCAWPDPKHRTAFEFCENGAKAVAEEATTARVTPEFFRQWSLVDLAAQTDHWLGKQGRLTHPMVLREGASHYTPLSWDEAFTLIAEELNALGSPDEACFYTSGRTSNEAAFLYQLLVRQFGTNNLPDCSNMCHESSGTALLETIGIGKGTVTLEDFDKAQVIVVIGQNPGTNHPRMLTALEAAKRRGCRIVSINPLPEPGLQRFKHPQAVRGVLGSGTPLADLFLQVRINGDVALLQGLGKALLEREAKQPGTVVARDFVEGRTLGFEAYATHLARVSWDDVVEQSGVSRELIETTAEWLAGTEQIIWCWAMGLTQHRNAVGNIQEIVNLTLLRGSIGKPGAGVCPVRGHSNVQGDRTMGIWENPRPAFLDALSRELGFEPPRHHGLDTVGTIQAMYEGRVKVFFAMGGNFLSATPDTERTAEALRRTRLTVHVSTKLNRAHLITGKRALILPCLGRTESDVQAGGPQFVTVENSMGVVHASRGTLPPASEHLLSEPAIVARLARAVLGSRSQVRWEWLVEDYDRVRDLIARVIPGFEDFNRRVREPGGFSLPNGPREGRFTTQSGKGHFTVHEMSRLKLEPGQLLMMTLRTHDQYNTTVYGLDDRYRGIRSGRRVVMLNTEDMKELGVEAGQVVDLTSHFEGQRRVALKFVVVPYDIPRRCAATYFPEANVLVPLDSFAEKSRTPTSKSVVISLALSREQP encoded by the coding sequence ATGGCGGAAGCAAGGCGGCAGGAGCAGTCGGCGGAGTCTGGCGAGGACACCCCCACCCGGCCCGAGACGCTCCCGAGCGCGCAGCCCCCCACCTCTCCCGAGCCCCTGCGTGTGGGCGCTCCGTCGAAGTCCGCGGGAGGTGTGCCCGCAGTGGTGTCCGCGATGAAGCACGCCTGGAGCGAGATGGGGCCGGTGCGTGGCTCCCGGACGCTGCTGAAGGTGAACCAGACGCACGGCTTCGACTGTCCGGGCTGCGCGTGGCCGGATCCGAAGCACCGCACGGCCTTCGAGTTCTGCGAGAACGGCGCGAAGGCCGTGGCGGAGGAGGCCACCACGGCGCGGGTGACGCCGGAGTTCTTCCGTCAGTGGAGCCTGGTGGACCTGGCCGCGCAGACGGACCACTGGCTGGGCAAGCAGGGCCGGCTCACGCACCCCATGGTGCTGCGCGAGGGCGCCTCGCACTACACGCCCCTCTCCTGGGACGAGGCCTTCACGCTCATCGCCGAGGAGCTCAACGCGCTCGGCTCGCCGGACGAGGCGTGCTTCTACACCTCGGGGCGCACGAGCAACGAGGCGGCCTTCCTCTACCAGCTCCTCGTGCGGCAGTTCGGCACCAACAACCTGCCGGACTGCTCGAACATGTGCCACGAGTCGAGCGGCACGGCGCTGCTGGAGACCATCGGCATCGGCAAGGGCACGGTGACGCTGGAGGACTTCGACAAGGCCCAGGTCATCGTCGTCATCGGGCAGAACCCGGGCACCAACCACCCGCGCATGCTGACGGCGCTCGAGGCGGCGAAGCGCCGGGGCTGCCGCATCGTCAGCATCAACCCGCTGCCGGAGCCGGGCCTGCAACGCTTCAAGCATCCGCAGGCGGTGCGCGGAGTCCTCGGCTCGGGCACGCCGCTGGCGGACCTGTTCCTCCAGGTGCGCATCAACGGAGACGTGGCGCTGCTGCAGGGACTGGGCAAGGCGCTGCTGGAGCGCGAGGCGAAACAGCCGGGCACGGTGGTGGCCCGGGACTTCGTGGAGGGCAGGACGCTCGGCTTCGAGGCCTACGCGACGCACCTGGCCCGCGTGTCCTGGGACGACGTGGTGGAGCAGAGCGGCGTGTCGCGCGAGCTCATCGAAACCACCGCGGAGTGGCTCGCGGGCACGGAGCAGATCATCTGGTGCTGGGCCATGGGGCTGACGCAGCACCGCAACGCCGTGGGCAACATCCAGGAGATCGTCAACCTGACGCTGCTGCGCGGGAGCATCGGCAAGCCGGGAGCGGGCGTGTGCCCGGTGCGCGGCCACAGCAACGTGCAGGGTGACCGGACGATGGGCATCTGGGAGAACCCCCGGCCCGCGTTCCTGGATGCCCTGTCGCGCGAGCTGGGCTTCGAGCCGCCGCGCCACCACGGCCTGGACACGGTGGGCACCATCCAGGCGATGTACGAGGGCCGGGTGAAGGTCTTCTTCGCCATGGGAGGCAACTTCCTGTCGGCCACGCCGGACACGGAGCGAACCGCCGAGGCCCTGCGCCGCACGCGGCTCACCGTGCACGTGTCCACCAAGCTGAACCGGGCGCACCTCATCACCGGGAAGCGAGCGCTCATCCTGCCGTGCCTCGGCCGCACCGAGAGCGACGTGCAGGCGGGCGGGCCGCAGTTCGTCACGGTGGAGAACTCGATGGGCGTGGTGCACGCCTCACGAGGCACCCTGCCCCCGGCCTCCGAGCACCTGCTCAGCGAGCCGGCCATCGTGGCGAGGCTGGCGCGAGCGGTGCTCGGGTCGCGCAGCCAGGTGCGGTGGGAGTGGCTGGTGGAGGACTACGACCGGGTGCGCGACCTCATCGCGCGGGTGATTCCGGGCTTCGAGGACTTCAACCGGCGGGTGCGCGAGCCGGGAGGCTTCTCCCTTCCCAACGGGCCGCGCGAGGGCCGCTTCACCACGCAGAGCGGCAAGGGACACTTCACGGTGCACGAGATGTCACGGCTGAAGCTCGAGCCGGGGCAGCTCCTGATGATGACCCTTCGCACGCACGACCAGTACAACACCACGGTGTACGGGCTGGACGACCGCTACCGGGGCATCCGCAGCGGACGGCGCGTGGTGATGCTCAACACCGAGGACATGAAGGAGCTGGGCGTGGAGGCCGGACAGGTGGTGGACCTCACCAGCCACTTCGAGGGCCAGCGGCGCGTGGCGCTGAAGTTCGTGGTGGTGCCGTACGACATTCCGCGCCGGTGCGCGGCCACCTACTTCCCCGAGGCCAACGTCCTGGTGCCGCTCGACAGCTTCGCGGAGAAGAGCCGCACGCCGACCTCCAAGTCGGTCGTCATCAGCCTCGCGTTGTCCAGGGAGCAGCCCTAG
- a CDS encoding endonuclease V, translated as MELEPLHRWDLTPKQAVALQRELRERLDPHPPEGLKVERVAGADISMSRGDVWAYGGIVVLDAGTLAPVARSSAAVRLTFPYVPGLLSFRELPVLSEAWTRLEVRPDVLIFDGQGVAHPRRFGLACHGGMLFGVPSIGCAKSLLVGRHGPLGEERGSVADILHDGEVVGRAVRTRRNVLPVYVSPGHMMDLPTAVELVLRMTSRYREPETTRHAHRLVNEVRRSARGEL; from the coding sequence ATGGAGCTCGAGCCGCTGCACCGATGGGACCTGACACCGAAGCAGGCGGTGGCGCTGCAACGCGAGCTGCGGGAGCGCCTGGACCCACATCCGCCCGAGGGGCTGAAGGTGGAGCGGGTGGCGGGCGCGGACATCTCCATGAGTCGAGGGGATGTCTGGGCCTACGGTGGCATCGTGGTGCTGGACGCGGGGACGCTGGCGCCCGTGGCCCGGTCGAGCGCCGCGGTGCGGCTGACCTTCCCCTACGTGCCCGGGCTGCTGTCGTTCCGGGAGTTGCCGGTGCTGTCGGAGGCGTGGACTCGGCTGGAGGTGCGGCCGGACGTGCTCATCTTCGACGGCCAGGGAGTCGCCCACCCGAGGCGCTTCGGGCTGGCGTGCCACGGCGGGATGCTGTTCGGCGTGCCCTCCATCGGGTGCGCCAAGTCGCTGCTGGTGGGCCGGCACGGGCCGCTGGGAGAGGAGCGCGGCTCGGTGGCGGACATCCTCCACGACGGCGAGGTGGTGGGCCGGGCGGTGCGCACCCGCCGCAACGTGCTCCCCGTCTACGTGTCACCGGGGCACATGATGGATCTGCCCACGGCCGTCGAACTGGTGCTGCGCATGACGTCCCGCTACCGGGAGCCGGAGACGACGCGGCACGCGCACCGTTTGGTGAACGAGGTGCGCCGCTCGGCCCGGGGGGAGTTGTAG
- a CDS encoding alpha/beta fold hydrolase, translated as MERSTRRILAAAGVGVPLVALGARLWSSQGSTPPIRDEWGRPRPEGIASLEQVRLGGVDQWVLIRGRSIHNPLLVYLPGGPGVSELPWVRHFNAPLEDHFLVVQWDQRGAAKSYAALKDRDALTLDQFVSDASELLELLTSRFSQEKVFLVGHSWGSILGVLLAQRRPERLHAYIGTGQQVNFLENDTLSHLRAHELAMRYGDTRALTKLARIGPPPYTGPDMTRRYMTLMSLASRHASRRSITPEMLLSVLKAPEYSLRDKVHLFLGLKETFPLVYPQLAGVDLEAQVPRLEVPVWFLLGREDYVTPSEIAARYFEKLEAPSKTLLWFEHSGHSPPFEEPDRFNAILAQQVRSVLMTEARAEALLH; from the coding sequence ATGGAACGTTCGACCCGACGCATCCTCGCCGCGGCGGGAGTAGGGGTTCCCCTCGTGGCCCTGGGTGCCCGGTTGTGGTCCAGCCAGGGCTCCACGCCCCCCATTCGGGACGAGTGGGGACGGCCCCGGCCCGAGGGGATCGCCTCGCTGGAGCAGGTCCGGCTCGGAGGCGTGGACCAGTGGGTGCTGATCCGCGGGCGGAGCATCCACAACCCGCTGCTGGTCTACCTTCCAGGAGGCCCTGGCGTCTCCGAGCTGCCCTGGGTGCGCCACTTCAACGCGCCCCTGGAAGATCACTTCCTCGTGGTGCAGTGGGACCAGCGTGGTGCCGCCAAGTCCTACGCCGCCCTGAAGGACAGGGACGCGCTCACGTTGGACCAGTTCGTCTCCGATGCCAGTGAGTTGCTCGAGCTGCTGACCAGCCGCTTCTCCCAGGAGAAGGTGTTCCTCGTCGGCCACTCGTGGGGCAGCATCCTCGGGGTGCTGCTCGCACAGCGCCGTCCCGAGCGGCTCCACGCCTATATCGGCACGGGCCAGCAGGTGAACTTCCTGGAGAACGACACCCTCAGCCACCTGCGCGCGCACGAGCTGGCGATGCGCTATGGGGACACCCGGGCGCTCACGAAGCTGGCACGCATCGGCCCGCCCCCCTACACGGGCCCGGACATGACCCGGCGGTACATGACGCTGATGTCGCTCGCGAGCCGCCATGCCAGCCGCCGGAGCATCACCCCCGAGATGCTCCTCTCGGTCCTCAAGGCCCCCGAGTACTCGCTACGCGACAAGGTGCACCTCTTCCTCGGGCTCAAGGAGACGTTCCCCCTGGTGTACCCGCAGCTGGCCGGGGTGGACCTGGAGGCGCAGGTGCCCCGGCTGGAGGTGCCCGTGTGGTTCCTGCTCGGGCGCGAGGACTACGTCACACCGTCGGAGATCGCCGCGCGCTACTTCGAGAAGCTCGAGGCGCCGAGCAAGACACTCCTCTGGTTCGAGCACTCCGGACACTCCCCGCCCTTCGAGGAGCCGGACAGGTTCAACGCCATCCTCGCCCAGCAGGTGCGCTCCGTGTTGATGACCGAGGCGCGCGCCGAGGCCCTGCTCCATTGA